One genomic segment of Streptomyces sp. RerS4 includes these proteins:
- a CDS encoding acyl-CoA dehydrogenase family protein yields the protein MTGFALGVEEEEWCGRLRALAVERFKPLAEKGEPGRVNRPLLAALGELGLLERVFSSGALELCLLRESLAYGCTEAETALALQGLGADPVLRAGTGAQRERWLPGVRSGRLVAAFALSEPGAGSDAAALALAARPDGSGWRLWGEKCWISNAPEADFYTVFARTGEAPGAKGITAFLVPADRPGLSGRPLDMLSPHPIGSLSFDGVPVDREDVLGEPGQGFAVAMRTLNLFRPSVGAFAVGMARAALDATLAHTRDRTAFGGVLSDLQTVAHRVAEMATRTEAARLLVYAAAGAYDRGAPDVPRRAAMAKLLATETAQYVVDHAVQLHGAVALRRGHLLEHLYREVRAPRIYEGASEVQRGIIAKELYREAAAR from the coding sequence ATGACCGGATTCGCGCTCGGGGTGGAAGAAGAGGAATGGTGCGGCCGTTTGCGCGCCCTGGCGGTCGAGCGGTTCAAACCGCTCGCCGAGAAGGGCGAGCCCGGCCGGGTGAACCGGCCGCTGCTGGCCGCCCTCGGGGAACTGGGGCTGCTGGAGCGGGTGTTCAGCTCGGGGGCGCTGGAGCTGTGCCTGCTGCGGGAATCCCTCGCCTACGGCTGTACGGAGGCGGAAACGGCCCTCGCCCTCCAGGGCCTGGGAGCGGACCCGGTGCTGCGCGCGGGCACCGGGGCCCAGCGGGAGCGGTGGTTGCCGGGAGTGCGCTCGGGGCGGCTGGTGGCGGCGTTCGCGCTGTCCGAGCCGGGCGCCGGCTCGGACGCGGCGGCGCTCGCGTTGGCGGCGCGGCCCGACGGGTCCGGCTGGCGGTTGTGGGGGGAGAAGTGCTGGATCTCCAACGCCCCCGAGGCCGACTTCTACACCGTCTTCGCCCGCACGGGTGAGGCCCCGGGAGCCAAGGGCATCACGGCCTTCCTGGTGCCGGCGGACCGCCCGGGGCTGTCGGGTCGGCCCCTGGACATGCTCTCGCCGCACCCGATCGGGTCCCTGTCCTTCGACGGGGTGCCGGTCGACCGCGAGGACGTGTTGGGCGAGCCCGGCCAGGGCTTCGCCGTGGCGATGCGGACGCTGAACCTGTTCCGGCCGAGCGTCGGCGCGTTCGCCGTCGGGATGGCGCGGGCGGCCCTGGACGCGACCTTGGCCCACACCCGCGACCGCACCGCCTTCGGCGGGGTCCTGTCCGACCTCCAGACGGTCGCGCACCGGGTGGCGGAGATGGCCACCCGCACCGAGGCGGCCCGGCTGCTGGTGTACGCGGCGGCGGGCGCGTACGACAGGGGCGCCCCCGATGTGCCGAGGCGGGCGGCCATGGCGAAACTCCTCGCCACCGAGACGGCCCAGTACGTGGTCGACCACGCCGTCCAACTGCACGGGGCGGTCGCGCTCCGGCGCGGCCACCTGCTGGAGCACCTGTACCGGGAGGTGCGCGCCCCGCGCATCTACGAGGGAGCGAGCGAGGTCCAGCGCGGCATCATCGCGAAGGAGCTGTACCGAGAGGCGGCCGCCCGATGA
- a CDS encoding RidA family protein, which produces MNPDRRDVGRLERINPEELSPATGFSHAVTATVTGGRLVFLAGQTALDASGKVVGEDLPQQFERALTNLLTALAAAGGTPAQLARVTVYAVDVEAYRTHAPELGRIWRRLAGRDYPAMAVVGVVRLWDVEALVELDGIAMLP; this is translated from the coding sequence ATGAACCCCGACCGCCGCGACGTCGGCCGCCTGGAGCGGATCAACCCAGAGGAGCTGTCCCCCGCGACGGGCTTCTCGCACGCCGTCACCGCCACCGTCACGGGCGGCCGGCTGGTGTTCCTCGCCGGGCAGACCGCCCTGGACGCCTCCGGCAAGGTCGTGGGGGAGGACCTGCCGCAGCAGTTCGAGCGCGCCCTGACCAACCTGCTCACGGCCCTCGCGGCGGCCGGCGGCACCCCGGCGCAACTGGCCCGGGTGACGGTGTACGCGGTGGACGTGGAGGCGTACCGGACGCACGCCCCCGAACTGGGCCGCATCTGGCGTCGCCTGGCGGGCCGGGACTATCCGGCGATGGCGGTGGTCGGCGTCGTCCGCCTGTGGGACGTCGAAGCCCTCGTCGAACTGGACGGCATCGCGATGCTCCCGTAG
- the cutA gene encoding divalent-cation tolerance protein CutA, with the protein MTSRDFIVVTTTHASEEEARALATAVVRERLAACAQVYPISSVYRWEGEVRSESEWRVDFKTRADLFDRLAKSITDKHAYDTPEIVGVPLVTGSAKYLDWVNDETVQE; encoded by the coding sequence ATGACGAGCCGTGACTTCATCGTGGTGACCACGACCCACGCGTCGGAGGAGGAGGCCCGCGCCCTCGCGACCGCCGTCGTGCGCGAGCGGCTGGCCGCCTGCGCGCAGGTGTATCCGATCAGCTCCGTGTACCGGTGGGAGGGTGAGGTGCGGAGCGAGAGCGAGTGGCGGGTGGACTTCAAGACGCGCGCCGATCTCTTCGACCGGCTCGCGAAGTCCATCACCGACAAGCACGCATACGACACTCCCGAGATCGTCGGCGTTCCCCTGGTCACCGGCAGTGCGAAGTACCTCGACTGGGTGAACGACGAGACGGTCCAGGAGTGA
- a CDS encoding aminopeptidase P family protein, protein MTETHSRLNIGSHDLPVSDELSRFMAGNWAASPLSTSARVAAHSVTPARRARLSARFPGERLVIPAGELKVRSNDCDHRFRPHSAYAWLTGLTGEDQVGHVLVLEPSGPHGHEAVLYLRPRSPRADGNEEFYRDRRYGEFWVGRRPDLAEAENLTGIRCAHLDTLGTPPARHADSDAELAAALSELRLVKDAWEVEQLQLAVDHTAAGFEDVVRALPRALTHPRGERWIEGVFGLRARAEGNGTGYDTIAASGAHACVLHWIRNDGPLDRDHLLLLDAGVETDTLYTADITRTLPLSGRFSPVQRQVYELVLAAQEAGIAALRPGASFRDFHRAGMRVIAEGLMEWGILKDAEGDLHRRYTLCSSGHMLGLDVHDCAKARAETYLDGVLEEGQVLTVEPGLYLQPDDETLPAELRGIGVRIEDDLVITADGARLMSGALPRTVAGIEEWMGALMDS, encoded by the coding sequence GTGACAGAGACCCACTCCCGCCTCAACATCGGCAGCCACGACCTGCCGGTATCGGACGAGTTGTCCCGCTTCATGGCGGGGAATTGGGCGGCCTCACCGCTTTCCACCTCCGCACGCGTCGCCGCCCACTCCGTCACCCCCGCCCGCCGCGCCCGGCTCTCCGCGCGGTTCCCCGGCGAGCGGCTGGTCATCCCGGCCGGCGAGCTGAAGGTGCGCTCGAACGACTGCGACCACCGCTTCCGGCCGCACAGCGCGTACGCCTGGCTGACCGGACTGACCGGCGAGGACCAGGTGGGTCACGTCCTGGTGCTGGAGCCGTCGGGGCCGCACGGCCACGAGGCGGTGCTGTACCTGCGCCCGCGCTCACCGCGCGCCGACGGCAACGAGGAGTTCTACCGCGACCGCCGCTACGGCGAGTTCTGGGTGGGCCGCCGCCCCGACCTGGCCGAGGCCGAGAACCTGACCGGCATCCGCTGCGCCCACCTGGACACCCTCGGCACGCCGCCCGCCCGCCACGCCGACTCGGACGCCGAACTGGCCGCCGCCCTCTCCGAACTGCGGCTCGTCAAGGACGCCTGGGAGGTCGAACAGCTCCAACTGGCCGTCGACCACACCGCCGCCGGGTTCGAGGACGTCGTACGGGCCCTGCCGCGCGCCCTGACCCACCCGCGCGGCGAACGCTGGATCGAGGGCGTCTTCGGCCTGCGCGCCCGCGCCGAGGGCAACGGCACCGGCTACGACACCATCGCCGCGTCGGGCGCGCACGCCTGCGTCCTGCACTGGATCCGCAACGACGGCCCCCTCGACCGCGACCACCTGCTGCTGCTCGACGCGGGGGTGGAGACCGACACCCTCTACACCGCCGACATCACCCGCACCCTCCCGCTGTCGGGCCGTTTCTCGCCGGTCCAACGGCAGGTCTACGAACTGGTCCTGGCCGCCCAGGAGGCCGGTATCGCCGCGCTGCGCCCGGGGGCGAGCTTCCGGGACTTCCACCGCGCCGGGATGCGGGTCATCGCGGAGGGCCTCATGGAGTGGGGGATCCTCAAGGACGCCGAGGGCGACCTCCACCGGCGCTACACCCTGTGCAGCAGCGGCCACATGCTGGGGCTCGACGTCCACGACTGCGCGAAGGCGCGGGCCGAGACGTACCTGGACGGGGTGCTGGAGGAGGGCCAGGTCCTGACCGTCGAACCGGGCCTGTACCTCCAGCCCGACGACGAGACCCTCCCGGCCGAGCTGCGCGGCATCGGCGTACGCATCGAGGACGACCTCGTCATCACCGCCGACGGCGCCCGCCTGATGTCGGGCGCCCTCCCCCGCACGGTGGCGGGCATCGAGGAATGGATGGGAGCCCTGATGGACAGCTAG
- a CDS encoding collagenase has translation MSQHRAVRTSLLSAAVAVTLLATAGQAVTQAADRGTPVAAGGASASATFASGAPGATAPNPFDEVDRVADAKQLVPAPAPAPGGTAVTDGRIPGAAPAASTPSSTASAERAEKNREAATAQSAPTAKSVAAGVPCTLDGIKNLSPEQFADFLGDQAVLADGCLRGLIWTWDARLAPVMSDAHVQAVARRISTLAAAHDGRNSSHLEEMFTYLHAVAYHDFSRDEIDTTDAPTVAAVRKAIDDFGNAARTFDVTPSNARTLREALYAAGPGLRQHQLGLIKKVLATMDPAHQETNRDAGWAGAVLAALSTNYLGVYPGNDDTAFHAAVAADPAYRQAFKAFAGYTHLKGTGNAWVVRDALGEYGRMGQVAGLRDAVVADLGAMLGPVKTNFGSEPWAKLVSWLNFYEACKPYGVCKEDIEKQIFPYTYTYDNGAIKVRTALDRATVDQLYYASKQVKAQFHRVVGTDQPLAGDPNSTLNIVLYASRADYENYHPILTGYDTNNGGIYIENGATFYTYQRRVPQDSSLTLEELFRHEYTHYLNGRFAVPGFFGQGPWYEGDRTTAMDEGTAEFFDGATRDNGVAVRKSLVKSIINDTAGGGPRMTVQQILNATYDGDGFRFYSYAGTFFEFLWTEKPSALREMYTHLRNNDVAGYDAWRVRLGSDTYLQRDYNRFLDAQIAKVDQLFVPNTTFTPNDRLRDSALASVKSSFATATYNTPDCVENGEPGKRRFTCTGRITANLKNWRSDDQNFKDMSETVDYFILDRAGAASNNLADMNCSFGPLDIWANKTAGSSSYSCEGPLRG, from the coding sequence GTGTCCCAGCACAGAGCTGTGCGTACGTCTCTCCTCTCCGCCGCCGTCGCGGTCACCCTCCTCGCCACCGCCGGCCAGGCCGTGACCCAGGCCGCCGACCGGGGCACCCCCGTCGCGGCGGGCGGCGCCTCCGCCTCCGCCACGTTCGCCTCCGGGGCCCCCGGCGCCACCGCGCCGAACCCCTTCGACGAGGTCGACCGCGTGGCCGACGCCAAGCAGCTCGTACCGGCGCCCGCCCCGGCCCCCGGCGGCACGGCCGTCACCGACGGTCGGATACCAGGCGCCGCCCCGGCCGCGTCCACGCCGAGCTCCACCGCCTCCGCCGAGCGCGCGGAGAAGAACCGCGAGGCGGCGACCGCCCAGTCCGCGCCCACCGCCAAGAGCGTGGCCGCCGGCGTCCCCTGCACCCTCGACGGGATCAAGAACCTCAGCCCCGAGCAGTTCGCCGACTTCCTCGGCGACCAGGCCGTCCTCGCCGACGGCTGTCTGCGCGGCCTCATATGGACCTGGGACGCCCGCCTGGCACCGGTCATGTCCGACGCCCACGTCCAGGCGGTCGCCCGCCGGATATCCACCCTGGCCGCCGCCCACGACGGCCGTAACTCCTCCCACCTGGAGGAGATGTTCACCTACCTGCACGCCGTCGCCTACCACGACTTCTCACGCGACGAGATCGACACCACCGACGCCCCGACCGTCGCCGCCGTCCGCAAGGCCATCGACGACTTCGGCAACGCCGCGCGCACCTTCGACGTCACCCCCTCCAACGCCCGCACCCTGCGCGAGGCCCTCTACGCCGCCGGCCCCGGCCTGCGCCAGCACCAGCTCGGACTGATCAAGAAGGTCCTGGCCACCATGGACCCCGCCCACCAGGAGACCAACCGCGACGCCGGCTGGGCGGGCGCCGTCCTCGCCGCGCTGTCCACCAACTACCTGGGCGTCTACCCGGGCAACGACGACACGGCCTTCCACGCGGCGGTCGCCGCCGACCCGGCGTACCGCCAGGCCTTCAAGGCCTTCGCGGGCTACACCCACCTCAAGGGCACCGGCAACGCCTGGGTGGTGCGCGACGCGCTCGGCGAGTACGGCCGCATGGGCCAGGTCGCGGGCCTGCGGGACGCCGTCGTCGCCGACCTCGGCGCGATGCTCGGGCCCGTCAAGACGAACTTCGGCAGCGAGCCGTGGGCGAAGCTCGTCTCCTGGCTGAACTTCTACGAGGCCTGCAAGCCGTACGGGGTCTGCAAGGAGGACATCGAGAAGCAGATCTTCCCGTACACCTACACCTACGACAACGGCGCCATCAAGGTCCGCACCGCCCTCGACCGGGCCACCGTCGACCAGCTCTACTACGCGAGCAAGCAGGTCAAGGCGCAGTTCCACCGCGTCGTGGGCACCGACCAGCCGCTCGCCGGGGACCCGAACAGCACCCTCAACATCGTGCTGTACGCCTCCCGCGCCGACTACGAGAACTACCACCCGATCCTGACCGGCTACGACACCAACAACGGCGGCATCTACATCGAGAACGGCGCCACCTTCTACACCTACCAGCGCCGCGTCCCGCAGGACTCCTCGCTCACCCTCGAAGAGCTCTTCCGCCACGAGTACACGCACTACCTCAACGGCCGCTTCGCCGTCCCCGGCTTCTTCGGCCAGGGCCCCTGGTACGAGGGCGACCGCACCACCGCCATGGACGAGGGCACCGCGGAGTTCTTCGACGGCGCCACCCGCGACAACGGCGTCGCCGTGCGCAAGTCGCTGGTCAAGAGCATCATCAACGACACCGCCGGCGGCGGCCCCCGCATGACGGTGCAGCAGATCCTCAACGCCACCTACGACGGCGACGGATTCCGCTTCTACAGCTACGCCGGCACCTTCTTCGAGTTCCTCTGGACCGAGAAGCCCTCCGCCCTGCGCGAGATGTACACCCACCTGCGCAACAACGACGTGGCCGGCTACGACGCCTGGCGCGTGCGGTTGGGCTCGGACACCTACCTCCAGCGCGACTACAACCGCTTCCTGGACGCGCAGATCGCCAAGGTCGACCAGCTGTTCGTGCCGAACACCACCTTCACCCCCAACGACCGGCTGCGCGACTCCGCGCTCGCCTCGGTCAAGTCCTCCTTCGCGACGGCCACGTACAACACGCCGGACTGCGTGGAGAACGGCGAGCCCGGCAAGCGCCGCTTCACCTGCACGGGCCGGATCACCGCGAACCTGAAGAACTGGCGCAGTGACGACCAGAACTTCAAGGACATGTCCGAGACGGTCGACTACTTCATCCTCGACCGGGCGGGCGCGGCCTCGAACAACCTGGCCGACATGAACTGTTCCTTCGGGCCGCTTGACATCTGGGCCAACAAGACCGCGGGCAGCTCCTCCTACAGCTGTGAGGGCCCGCTGCGCGGCTGA
- a CDS encoding FAD-dependent oxidoreductase, whose protein sequence is MSQTPSFDVVIIGAGVVGAACAYYARAAGLSVAVVDRGPVAGGTTGAGEGNLLVSDKEAGPELDLALLSTRLWRELADVLPAETEYEAKGGLVVAPDEATLKALRAFADGQRAAGVEAVEVGSAALRELEPHLAPGPAGGFLYPQDAQVQPAQAAARLLAASGAEVHLGEEVTQVLRSGGAVRGVRTRARTLLAPAVVNAAGTWAGEVAALAGTTLPVLPRRGFVLVTEPLPRVVRHKVYAADYVANVASDSAALQSSAVVEGTPAGPVLIGATRERVGFARGLSTEALRRLATQAAALFPVLADVRVLRTYHGFRPYLPDHLPAIGPDPRVPGLFHACGHEGAGIGLAPATGALLAAALTGARPPLSPRSFRPERFEEAAREEAAAEGSGGAESRSVPRRNP, encoded by the coding sequence GTGTCCCAGACTCCATCCTTCGACGTCGTGATCATCGGCGCCGGTGTCGTCGGAGCCGCCTGCGCGTACTACGCCCGCGCCGCCGGACTCTCCGTGGCCGTGGTCGACCGCGGCCCCGTCGCCGGCGGCACGACCGGCGCCGGGGAGGGCAACCTCCTCGTCTCCGACAAGGAGGCCGGACCGGAGCTCGACCTCGCGCTCCTGTCCACCCGCCTGTGGCGCGAACTGGCCGACGTGCTGCCCGCCGAGACGGAGTACGAGGCCAAGGGCGGCCTCGTCGTCGCCCCCGACGAGGCCACCCTGAAGGCCCTGCGCGCCTTCGCCGACGGCCAGCGCGCCGCCGGGGTCGAGGCCGTCGAGGTGGGGTCCGCCGCCCTGCGCGAGCTCGAACCCCACCTGGCCCCGGGCCCGGCCGGCGGATTCCTCTACCCGCAGGACGCCCAGGTCCAGCCCGCGCAGGCCGCCGCCCGGCTGCTCGCCGCGTCCGGCGCCGAGGTCCACCTCGGCGAGGAGGTCACGCAGGTGCTCCGCTCGGGCGGCGCGGTGCGCGGGGTGCGCACCCGCGCCCGCACCCTGCTCGCCCCGGCCGTGGTCAACGCGGCCGGCACCTGGGCCGGGGAGGTCGCCGCCCTCGCCGGCACCACCCTCCCGGTCCTGCCCCGCCGAGGCTTCGTCCTCGTCACCGAACCCCTGCCGCGGGTCGTCCGGCACAAGGTCTACGCCGCCGACTACGTCGCGAACGTGGCCAGCGACTCCGCCGCCCTGCAGTCCTCTGCGGTGGTCGAGGGCACCCCGGCCGGTCCCGTGCTGATCGGCGCGACCCGTGAGCGCGTCGGCTTCGCGCGCGGCCTCTCCACCGAGGCCCTGCGGCGGCTCGCGACCCAGGCGGCGGCGCTCTTCCCCGTCCTGGCCGACGTCCGCGTCCTGCGGACCTACCACGGCTTCCGCCCCTACCTCCCCGACCACCTCCCGGCGATCGGCCCCGACCCCCGCGTCCCCGGACTCTTCCACGCGTGCGGCCACGAGGGCGCGGGCATCGGCCTGGCCCCCGCCACCGGCGCGCTCCTCGCCGCCGCCCTCACGGGCGCGCGGCCCCCGCTGTCCCCGCGGTCGTTCCGCCCGGAGCGGTTCGAGGAGGCCGCACGGGAGGAGGCCGCGGCCGAGGGGTCGGGCGGAGCCGAATCCCGTAGCGTTCCGAGGAGGAACCCCTGA
- a CDS encoding (2Fe-2S)-binding protein, whose translation MRSRSRSPRSLVGGSPGPAHTVTFDGRELPALPGQSVAAVLWAAGILAWRTTREGGAPRGAFCGIGSCHDCLVTVNGRPNQRACLVPARPGDAVTTQEGTGHADLAV comes from the coding sequence ATGCGCAGCCGCAGCCGCAGCCCCCGTTCCCTGGTCGGCGGCAGCCCCGGGCCCGCCCACACCGTCACGTTCGACGGGCGGGAACTGCCCGCCCTGCCCGGCCAGTCCGTCGCCGCCGTGCTGTGGGCCGCCGGGATCCTCGCCTGGCGCACCACCCGCGAGGGCGGCGCCCCGCGCGGGGCGTTCTGCGGCATCGGCTCCTGCCACGACTGCCTCGTCACCGTCAACGGCCGCCCCAACCAGCGCGCCTGCCTCGTCCCGGCCCGCCCCGGGGACGCCGTCACCACCCAGGAGGGCACCGGCCATGCCGACCTCGCCGTCTGA
- a CDS encoding NAD(P)/FAD-dependent oxidoreductase: MPTSPSEPDRADAPAHDSGSDLAVVGAGPAGLAAAVTAADLGLRVVLLDAGERPGGQYYRHPAPGLGAARPQALHHDWRAFATREAALRAHVSAGRVTYLPLHHVWTVLPDGDGWTLHAVAGSEEAAATLHAVAGSEEAAATLRARRVLLATGAYERQLPFPGWTLPGVVGAGGAQAMLKGGLVLPGRRIVVAGSGPLLLAVAGSLAAAGATVPAVVEAASYTAYASRCATLLRNPGKLAEGATYGGALLRRGIRLLTRHAVTEAHGDGRVEAVTLTRLDRDWRPVPGTARRVPCDALAVGHGLVPQLELATGLGCATRPAPDGTVALELDAAQRTSVPGIWSAGETGGIGGAQLAVAEGEIAAHAIAGRPVPAALDHTRARLRAFAEAMAAAHRPGSGWTGWLPDDADACRCEEVPAGRIREAVRDLGARDARTVKLLTRAGMGWCQGRMCGPAVAALAGAEASADRRPLSCPVPLRHLAGLPPADAAPADTAPAVELPPSGR, from the coding sequence ATGCCGACCTCGCCGTCTGAACCGGACCGCGCCGACGCCCCCGCCCACGACAGCGGGAGCGACCTCGCCGTCGTCGGCGCCGGTCCCGCCGGCCTCGCCGCCGCCGTCACCGCCGCCGACCTCGGCCTGCGGGTCGTCCTGCTCGACGCGGGGGAGCGCCCCGGCGGCCAGTACTACCGCCACCCCGCCCCCGGCCTCGGGGCCGCCCGTCCCCAGGCCCTGCACCACGACTGGCGGGCCTTCGCCACGCGTGAAGCCGCCCTGCGCGCCCACGTGTCGGCCGGCCGGGTCACGTACCTGCCGCTGCACCACGTCTGGACGGTGCTCCCGGACGGCGACGGCTGGACCCTGCATGCCGTCGCCGGCTCCGAGGAGGCCGCGGCGACCCTGCATGCCGTCGCCGGCTCCGAGGAGGCCGCGGCGACCCTGCGCGCCCGCCGGGTGCTGCTGGCCACCGGTGCCTACGAGCGCCAACTGCCCTTCCCCGGCTGGACCCTGCCCGGGGTCGTCGGCGCCGGCGGGGCGCAGGCCATGCTGAAGGGGGGCCTCGTCCTGCCCGGCCGGCGGATCGTCGTCGCCGGCAGCGGCCCGCTGCTGCTCGCCGTCGCCGGGTCGCTCGCCGCCGCCGGCGCGACCGTACCCGCCGTCGTCGAGGCCGCCTCCTACACGGCCTACGCCTCCCGCTGCGCGACCCTGCTGCGCAACCCAGGCAAACTCGCCGAAGGCGCCACGTACGGCGGCGCCCTGCTGCGCCGGGGCATCCGCCTGCTCACCCGGCACGCGGTGACCGAGGCCCACGGCGACGGGCGTGTCGAGGCCGTCACCCTCACCCGCCTCGACCGCGACTGGCGTCCCGTGCCCGGCACCGCCCGACGCGTCCCCTGCGACGCCCTCGCCGTCGGCCACGGGCTCGTGCCCCAACTCGAACTCGCCACCGGCCTCGGCTGCGCCACCCGCCCCGCCCCCGACGGCACCGTCGCCCTGGAACTGGACGCGGCGCAGCGCACCTCCGTGCCCGGGATCTGGTCCGCCGGCGAGACCGGTGGCATCGGCGGGGCCCAACTGGCCGTGGCTGAGGGAGAGATCGCCGCCCACGCCATCGCCGGCCGGCCCGTACCCGCCGCGCTCGATCACACCCGCGCCCGGCTCCGCGCCTTCGCGGAGGCCATGGCCGCCGCGCACCGCCCGGGATCCGGGTGGACCGGCTGGCTGCCCGACGACGCCGACGCGTGCCGCTGCGAGGAGGTGCCGGCCGGCCGGATCCGCGAGGCGGTGCGTGACCTCGGGGCGCGGGACGCCCGTACGGTCAAACTGCTCACCCGGGCCGGGATGGGCTGGTGTCAGGGCCGGATGTGCGGGCCGGCCGTGGCCGCGCTCGCCGGGGCCGAGGCGTCCGCCGACCGGCGCCCGCTGTCCTGCCCGGTCCCGCTGCGCCACCTCGCGGGGCTGCCCCCGGCCGACGCGGCGCCGGCCGATACGGCCCCGGCCGTCGAACTTCCCCCGTCCGGCCGCTGA
- a CDS encoding dihydrodipicolinate synthase family protein: MTHAPTPAPRPDQVDTRTRPWHGIMVATALPLREDLSVDYDAYAEHVAWLIAEGCDGVVPNGSLGEYQTLTDEERARVVRVAVEAAGDGARVMPGVAAYGSAEARRWAEQAAEAGAGSVLLLPPNAFRADEAVVRAHYADVARAGLPVVAYNNPIDTKVDLTPELLARLHGDGSIVAVKEFSGDVRRAYEIAELAPGLDLLIGADDVLLELALAGAVGWIAGYPNALPRSCATLYRAAVAGDLDTALPLYKSLHSLLRWDSKTEFVQAIKLSMDLAGRHGGATRPPRFPLTGEIEAAVRAATEKALAEGLN, encoded by the coding sequence ATGACCCACGCGCCCACCCCCGCGCCCCGTCCCGACCAGGTCGACACCCGCACCCGCCCCTGGCACGGCATCATGGTCGCCACCGCCCTGCCCCTGCGCGAGGACCTGAGCGTCGACTACGACGCGTACGCCGAGCACGTCGCCTGGCTCATCGCCGAAGGCTGCGACGGCGTGGTCCCCAACGGCTCCCTCGGCGAGTACCAGACCCTCACCGACGAAGAGCGCGCCCGCGTCGTCCGCGTCGCCGTCGAGGCCGCCGGCGACGGGGCCCGCGTCATGCCCGGCGTCGCCGCGTACGGCAGCGCCGAGGCCCGCCGCTGGGCCGAACAGGCCGCCGAGGCCGGAGCCGGCTCCGTACTCCTGCTGCCCCCCAACGCCTTCCGAGCCGACGAGGCCGTCGTCCGCGCCCACTACGCCGACGTCGCCCGCGCCGGGCTGCCCGTCGTCGCGTACAACAACCCCATCGACACCAAGGTCGACCTGACCCCCGAGCTGCTCGCCCGGCTGCACGGCGACGGGAGCATCGTCGCCGTCAAGGAGTTCAGCGGCGACGTCCGTCGCGCCTACGAGATCGCCGAACTCGCCCCCGGCCTCGACCTGCTCATCGGCGCCGACGACGTACTCCTCGAACTGGCCCTCGCCGGCGCCGTCGGCTGGATCGCCGGCTACCCCAACGCCCTCCCGCGTTCCTGCGCCACGCTGTACCGGGCCGCCGTCGCCGGCGACCTCGACACGGCCCTGCCGCTGTACAAGTCGCTGCACTCGCTGCTGCGCTGGGACTCCAAGACCGAGTTCGTCCAGGCCATCAAGCTCTCCATGGACCTGGCCGGGCGCCACGGCGGAGCCACCCGCCCGCCGCGCTTCCCCCTCACCGGGGAAATCGAGGCCGCCGTGCGCGCCGCCACCGAGAAGGCCCTCGCCGAGGGTCTCAACTAG
- a CDS encoding proline racemase family protein, with amino-acid sequence MRTRHIYHAVDSHTEGMPTRVITGGVGVIPGATMADKRLHFMEHMDRVRTLLMYEPRGHAAMSGAILQPPTRPDADFGVVYIEVSGLLPMCGHGTIGVATVLVETGMVPVVEPVTTVRLDTPAGLVGVDVRVEDGAATAVTLTNVPSFGVGLDLKAEVPGFGTVTYDLAYGGNFYAFVELDALGLPFDRARKDDLIAAGLAVMDAINASPERPVHPENPSIAGVKHVYLAAPGSDARHSRHVMAIHPGWIDRSPCGTGTSARMAQLHARGLLPLDTDFVNESFIGTRFTGRLIGESTVGGRPAVIPTITGRAWITGTAQYFLDPSDPFPGGFLL; translated from the coding sequence ATGCGTACACGCCACATCTACCACGCGGTCGACTCGCACACCGAGGGCATGCCGACCCGGGTGATCACCGGGGGAGTCGGGGTGATCCCCGGCGCGACCATGGCCGACAAACGGCTCCACTTCATGGAGCACATGGACCGGGTCCGCACCCTGCTCATGTACGAGCCGCGCGGCCACGCGGCGATGAGCGGCGCCATCCTGCAACCCCCCACCCGCCCCGACGCCGACTTCGGCGTCGTCTACATCGAGGTGTCGGGCCTGCTGCCCATGTGCGGGCACGGCACGATCGGGGTGGCGACCGTCCTCGTCGAGACGGGCATGGTCCCGGTCGTCGAACCGGTCACCACCGTCCGGCTCGACACCCCGGCGGGACTGGTCGGCGTCGACGTCCGGGTCGAGGACGGCGCCGCCACCGCCGTCACCCTGACCAACGTTCCCTCCTTCGGCGTCGGCCTCGATCTCAAGGCCGAGGTCCCCGGCTTCGGCACGGTGACCTACGACCTGGCCTACGGCGGCAACTTCTACGCCTTCGTCGAACTCGACGCCCTCGGGTTGCCCTTCGACCGGGCCCGCAAGGACGACCTGATCGCGGCCGGTCTCGCCGTCATGGACGCGATCAACGCCTCGCCCGAGCGGCCCGTCCACCCCGAGAACCCCTCCATCGCCGGCGTCAAACACGTCTACCTGGCCGCCCCCGGCTCCGACGCCCGCCACTCCCGGCACGTCATGGCCATCCACCCCGGCTGGATCGACCGCTCGCCCTGCGGTACGGGAACCAGCGCGCGCATGGCCCAGTTGCACGCCCGGGGGCTGCTGCCCCTGGACACCGACTTCGTCAACGAGTCCTTCATCGGCACCCGGTTCACCGGCCGACTGATCGGCGAGTCCACCGTCGGCGGCCGGCCCGCCGTCATCCCCACCATCACCGGCCGCGCCTGGATCACCGGCACCGCCCAGTACTTCCTCGACCCGTCCGACCCCTTCCCGGGAGGGTTCCTGCTGTGA